In the Candidatus Electrothrix rattekaaiensis genome, one interval contains:
- a CDS encoding type II toxin-antitoxin system Phd/YefM family antitoxin, with the protein MRETTANRFRQRLKPEVDRCIADHEALRVTRRNGENFIVLGEEDWYAMAETVYLNQVPGLAESIQDAAREPLENGTPLEELEW; encoded by the coding sequence ATGAGAGAAACGACAGCAAACCGATTTCGGCAGCGTTTAAAGCCGGAAGTTGATCGGTGTATTGCCGATCATGAGGCATTACGGGTTACCCGGCGCAACGGGGAAAATTTTATCGTGCTCGGCGAAGAGGACTGGTATGCAATGGCGGAAACAGTGTATCTTAACCAAGTCCCCGGCCTGGCAGAGAGTATTCAGGACGCGGCCCGCGAACCGCTTGAGAACGGAACTCCGCTTGAGGAACTTGAGTGGTGA
- a CDS encoding Txe/YoeB family addiction module toxin yields MVKWKVILSSQAVKDTKKLRRAGLRPKAEFLLQLLQEDPFIRYPAYKKLVGNLNGFYSRRINIQHRLVYSVDPNQHVVHVLRMWSHYE; encoded by the coding sequence GTGGTGAAATGGAAGGTTATTTTATCCAGCCAGGCGGTCAAAGATACAAAAAAGCTGCGCCGTGCCGGGTTGCGTCCCAAGGCGGAATTCCTTTTACAGCTCCTGCAGGAGGATCCTTTTATCCGCTATCCGGCATACAAAAAATTGGTTGGTAATCTCAACGGGTTCTATTCCCGACGAATAAACATTCAGCATCGGCTGGTATATTCTGTTGATCCGAATCAACATGTCGTGCATGTTCTCAGGATGTGGTCACATTATGAATAA
- a CDS encoding HigA family addiction module antitoxin, whose translation MDKVKRKPTHPGNILKEDYLVPLEISVTEMSTNLGVSRKTLSRILNEKSSITPDMALRLARAFDTTPKLWLNLQQNIDLWNAEHASTDWKRVRPLPSQVLHPAL comes from the coding sequence ATGGATAAAGTAAAAAGAAAACCAACCCATCCAGGTAATATTTTAAAGGAAGATTATCTTGTTCCTTTAGAGATCAGTGTTACGGAAATGTCCACAAACTTGGGGGTTTCCCGTAAGACGCTTTCCAGAATATTAAATGAAAAGAGTTCAATAACCCCTGATATGGCTCTGCGATTGGCACGGGCATTTGATACCACACCGAAGTTGTGGCTCAATCTTCAGCAGAATATTGACCTTTGGAATGCGGAACATGCATCGACAGATTGGAAACGCGTTAGGCCGCTTCCTTCTCAAGTTCTTCATCCTGCCTTATGA